The genomic DNA CGGTGGCGGCGGGGAATGGACCGAGATCCTGCCCAGGACCCGGCTCCAGCCCGACACGAACCACCGATTCGTCCTGGAGCGGGCCGTCCGGGGCAGCCACGTCCGGATCGACATCTTCCCGGACGGCGGCATCTCCCGGCTCCGGCTCTTCGGCTCGCTCACCGCCGAGGGCGCGGCGCGGCTGGCCGCCCGCCACGAGGAACTGGGCGGCTGACACGGGCGCGGCGGGCCGGGCCGGACCCGGAGCGTCGGGGTGTGCCCGATGAGTCCGGATACGCGGGCTTGTGTCACCCTGGTCGAGGTGCGGCGAGGTGCCCCACGGGGCGCGGCGCCGCACCTTCGGACGTCCCGACCAGGAGTTGTCATGATCTTCATCGCCGTCAAGTTCACCGTCCTCGTCGCCGAGCGCGACAACTGGCTCTCCGCGCTGGAGGACTTCACCGTCGCCACCCGTTCGGAGCCGGGCAACGTGTTCTTCGAGTGGTCGTACAGCGTCGAGAACCCGAACCAGTTCGTGCTGCTGGAGGCCTTCGCCGACGCGACGGCGGGCGAGGCGCATGTGAAGTCCGACCACTTCACGGCGGCGATCGGGACGATGTCGGACATGGTCGCCGAGGTGCCCGAGATCATCAATGTCGAGGTGCCGGGCGAGGGCTGGTCCCGGATGGCGGAGGTCACCCCGCGCAAGCGGTGACCCCCCTCGCCCGTGAGGGCCGCCAGGTCAGGCCGCGTGGCCGCCGTCGACCACGACCTCCGTCCCGGTGATGTACGCCGCGTCGGCACTCGCCAAGTAAGCGATCAGGGAAGCCACTTCGTCCGTCGTGCCGAACCTGGCGAGTGCGGTCGCGGAGCGCTGGCCCTCGGCGAACGGGCCGTCGGCCGGGTTGAGGTCCGTGTCGACGGGACCGGGCTGGATCAGGTTCACCGTGATGCCGCGCGGACCGAGTTCCCGGGCGAGCGGCTTGGTGAGACCGGCCAGCGCGGACTTGCTCATCGCGTAGAGCGTGCCGCCCGCGCCACCGGCGTAGCGGCTCAGGGCCGTACCGACGGTGATGACGCGCCCCCCGTCGGCGAGCCGGCCGGCCGCCGCCCGGCAGGCGAGGAAGACCGCCCGTACGTTCACGGCCAGCACCCGGTCGACATCGGCGGTACTGAGCGTGGAGATCGGTCCGAGGACACCGATGCCCGCGTTGTTGACGAGGATGTCGAGTCTCCCCAGCGCGTCCGCCGCGCGGCCGACGGCCCCGGCGGCGGCCCCCGCGTCCGCGGCGTCGCAGCGCAGGGCGACGCCGCGGCGCCCGTAGCCCTCGATCTTCCGGACGACCGCCAGGGCGGCCTCCTCGTCCTGTACGTAGGTCACGGCCACATCGGCCCCCTCCCGCGCGAGCCGCAGGGCGGTGGCGGCGCCGATGCCGCGGCTGCCGCCGGTGACGAGAGCGGCCCTGGGGGAGCCGGTGGTGACGGCG from Streptomyces sp. NBC_00654 includes the following:
- a CDS encoding putative quinol monooxygenase, which encodes MIFIAVKFTVLVAERDNWLSALEDFTVATRSEPGNVFFEWSYSVENPNQFVLLEAFADATAGEAHVKSDHFTAAIGTMSDMVAEVPEIINVEVPGEGWSRMAEVTPRKR
- a CDS encoding SDR family NAD(P)-dependent oxidoreductase, yielding MSSTTVAAVTTGSPRAALVTGGSRGIGAATALRLAREGADVAVTYVQDEEAALAVVRKIEGYGRRGVALRCDAADAGAAAGAVGRAADALGRLDILVNNAGIGVLGPISTLSTADVDRVLAVNVRAVFLACRAAAGRLADGGRVITVGTALSRYAGGAGGTLYAMSKSALAGLTKPLARELGPRGITVNLIQPGPVDTDLNPADGPFAEGQRSATALARFGTTDEVASLIAYLASADAAYITGTEVVVDGGHAA